Within Saccharomyces paradoxus chromosome X, complete sequence, the genomic segment tacttttctctttctgcAAGCTACGCAGGCTCGATGTGCTCTTCCTTTCGTTGGCTTCAATTCATTGGTACCCACATCTCTCGATAAAACCAAGATCTTAGATCTCTTGCccttcaacttcttcattgCACACGAAGTAGACTTTTCAGATCCTTTCGGAGCCATCTGATGAATAATTTCCTGATCTAAGTTGGTAGGTACTATTCTTCAACTGAGACAATCAAGGAGAACCACgctatataaaaatatatggATCTGACAGATGGGGTTTATAGAATAAAAGTGTATAAAGGTAAGTCTTGGGATTAACTACTCGTATTTACATATTGACAGAAACTTATATAATGACTCACGCCGGATTATTGTTTGCGAGCGTCCCATCGCTTCTTTATGAGCTCGTGTAAATGGTGACCTTGTGGACGccccatttttctttcgtaCACATAGTAGCTGAGACAGCCTACCGTAATTGCCAATAATGGATCAGAAAATCTGCAGAAAAGACCAACTTAGGACAGAGCACATCAAGTTGGTTGATGTTGTCTCTTCGAAACGGCGGATGGTCAAACTTAACGTTAGTACAGGGCATGggtgaaaaagaaaacattatAAATGTATTAGGAATTAGCATACTTTCCCAATAGAAATGGAGCGTGCTGGACCATGATAGTTGTGACCTTTGTGTGAAATACTCTTATAATTTGAGTTAACACTCGTGTGCCCCTTGTGTGCGTGTGGCTAACATGAAAAATAGAGCCCGCGTAACTTTGAATAATCTGATATGTAAACAGTCTCTTATCCCATATTTCATACGTATATAGAGTAGCCTAATAGATGATTGAAAAGAGGTTACATAACGCAGCAATCACGTATGCCTAGCCCGTACAttactttttcaacatcttTTCGTACACGAACCCAATCGCTTCTCCTTTGAACAAATTCATAAATTTCCTCTTGCGTAAAAATACCATTAAATTTCCCAAGATCAGAAATAAGTTTTCCCAACTCTTTCGAGTCCTTGCCtgaaataatatataattGGCCAATAGACTTGAGCCCAACAAAATAGGGtacaacatttttttgttttagtTTATTGGCAATAAAATCATAAAAGTAATTTAAATCACAGATTAACCAAATAGCGCCCTCCGTAGATATGaagcattttttcaagtgtTTTACGATTTCACTAAAGAACCGCTCACCAATTTCTTGTTGGTATACGTCAATGGTACCCTTGTCTGTAGCACCAGTCAATAGAAAACAATGGTTAGAAAGCAATTCGACTACCCTGACAGCACATTTGGTTGGTTTTATATCCCTTATTGGAGAATTTGTAGAAGGCGGTGGTGGGTTATAATCGTCAGGCAACTGAAGAGtcttgaaaacaaaagaaatttcatcCATTAGTTTGTTTATACCAATATTTAAACCCTCGGCCACAAAATCATCAATAgaagtttcaaaatttttctttaactgGATAACATCATTGAGAAAATCTTTATTCTTATCGATAATTTTCTTGGGAATTAGCTCGttcttgtaaaaaataGATATCATCTGTAATATGATGTCACCTATATTGATTAGTTCAGTGAATTGTACTAAAGGTTCGACCTGATTATTGGCTGGCGAAAGTGAATtgaattttatttctatttgTTCTATTTCATTGGgattatatttttgtagTAGCATAATTGCCTTTTCAAATGCAGGCTTAACATGATTCTTATTCAACTGTGTaattaaaattttaaaaatctCTTGGCAGCGTAACTTGATCAATGGCAGCAAACTTTGAATCGTATGAAATTTATAGATCTCATCCGTCTTTTCGCTTGTTTCGtgtaaaattttgtaaCATAAATCGAGACTTATCAACGATTTGATGTTCTGTAAGTTATTGGAAATTAGATTCAAGTTATAAGCTAGTTGTAATTGTTGTTTTAGTCTTTGgttttcattattagaGAATTTGAATATCTTGGTAAAGGAACTTAAAAAGTCTAGTTTATCATTAGAAATGTTAGTTGAATGAACTGATTGAGGGATAGTACTTTGTTTTGAATCTCCTTCTGGGGAAGTTATGGATGTTTCAGTAATTGTTGAGAGGTTATTCGATAAATCATTGTTACTTGTGCTCGTAGCATCTGTCTGATCTTTTAGAGTATTATaaatttttgcattttgCTCTCGCTCCTTGTCTTGAACTTGGGTATCATAATTAGCTAACTGTGAGCTGATTAACGATTCAAAAACTCTAGTTGTTTGATTCATATAGTTGACAACGAAGGGCTCGAGATAAAGGTTTAAAAGGTCGCGAACGACTTTATGGAAATTTGCGCCTGCGTTTACTGAGTCATTCAATTCGGTATCAAACTTCCTTGTAAATGTGAAATAAAGTTCTGGTACGCATTCATAATTTGCTTTACTGTCCTTTCCATTTgcttttaaaaattcaCTATAActcaataaaatattgttTAAAATGTCcaataaaatatcttgAATAAAGTACTCAATAAACTGTAATATGACGGGGAACTCGTCCTTGAATAAAGTATCCGCtaatttgattttttcgttGAGGAAATCCCTTAGTTGATTGAGAAACCAATCTAAATTTTTAGAATTGAACACGGCCATATTCCCACCGCTTTCCTCTTCCTTTGGTtgttctttccaaaata encodes:
- the RCY1 gene encoding Rcy1p (F-box protein involved in recycling endocytosed proteins~similar to YJL204C) encodes the protein MDDLLKVTEVVTNIASFLSPADYLSFQQVNKQVYTIINGKNDSRYWSLKLTRMGLQQLYSEEKEDVKLLDENDEENPLRIFEIYKSFTAQNSKKVFMKFYRCYNSYARKLYNNNLANFFPASYSNDPLKQTKILNFIKQYNFSNKNDLETFSKIDTNFNILREIFINSVLKETELNYQSNNLAAVARFMKILLISNEESNAIEFFKSKADLPPNLTVLPSNDELFWKEQPKEEESGGNMAVFNSKNLDWFLNQLRDFLNEKIKLADTLFKDEFPVILQFIEYFIQDILLDILNNILLSYSEFLKANGKDSKANYECVPELYFTFTRKFDTELNDSVNAGANFHKVVRDLLNLYLEPFVVNYMNQTTRVFESLISSQLANYDTQVQDKEREQNAKIYNTLKDQTDATSTSNNDLSNNLSTITETSITSPEGDSKQSTIPQSVHSTNISNDKLDFLSSFTKIFKFSNNENQRLKQQLQLAYNLNLISNNLQNIKSLISLDLCYKILHETSEKTDEIYKFHTIQSLLPLIKLRCQEIFKILITQLNKNHVKPAFEKAIMLLQKYNPNEIEQIEIKFNSLSPANNQVEPLVQFTELINIGDIILQMISIFYKNELIPKKIIDKNKDFLNDVIQLKKNFETSIDDFVAEGLNIGINKLMDEISFVFKTLQLPDDYNPPPPSTNSPIRDIKPTKCAVRVVELLSNHCFLLTGATDKGTIDVYQQEIGERFFSEIVKHLKKCFISTEGAIWLICDLNYFYDFIANKLKQKNVVPYFVGLKSIGQLYIISGKDSKELGKLISDLGKFNGIFTQEEIYEFVQRRSDWVRVRKDVEKVMYGLGIRDCCVM